In a single window of the Luteolibacter yonseiensis genome:
- a CDS encoding redoxin family protein, whose protein sequence is MTILKTLCGVAAALVLPVLGQEIPKVLAIGSDLPAFSLPGIDGKTYSQENFKDAKALCVIFTCNHCPDSVAAAGRTEQIYQDYKGKGVALVAVNGNNPGSLTPDELGYSPYNDSFAEMTPFAKDYGWTFPYLYDGEKQEFVTACGGQSTPHVFLFDSARKLRYTGRMDDAGRNSGKVDKSYLRDALDAVLADTEVKEKTTRSFGCSTKWLFKKSNVAADQESWEKREVTVADLDEATSKKLRENGSKNLRIINFWSTTCGPCVKEFPDLVETGRRFQGRPVEFISISVDPVAARPAVSKFLTSRHAASPDPTAKSMAESGLPSNNYHWTGGNPDSMATAIDSEWSGALPHTVLVAPGGKIVWRHTGELDITELRKQILKGIE, encoded by the coding sequence ATGACGATTTTGAAAACACTCTGCGGTGTGGCGGCCGCCCTCGTGCTTCCGGTCCTCGGGCAGGAAATCCCCAAGGTGCTCGCGATCGGTTCGGACCTGCCTGCCTTCTCGCTGCCGGGCATCGACGGAAAAACCTACAGCCAGGAAAATTTCAAGGACGCCAAGGCGCTTTGCGTCATTTTCACCTGCAACCATTGCCCGGATTCGGTCGCGGCGGCAGGCCGCACCGAGCAGATTTACCAGGACTACAAGGGCAAGGGCGTGGCCTTGGTCGCGGTGAACGGAAACAATCCCGGCAGCCTCACGCCGGACGAACTCGGTTATTCTCCCTACAATGACTCCTTCGCTGAAATGACGCCGTTCGCGAAGGACTACGGTTGGACGTTCCCTTATCTCTATGATGGTGAGAAACAGGAATTCGTCACCGCCTGCGGAGGCCAATCCACGCCGCACGTGTTCCTGTTCGATTCCGCGCGCAAGCTGCGCTATACCGGCCGCATGGACGATGCCGGTCGTAATTCGGGTAAGGTGGACAAGAGCTACCTCCGCGACGCGCTCGACGCCGTGCTGGCCGACACCGAGGTGAAGGAAAAAACCACGCGCTCCTTCGGCTGCTCCACCAAGTGGCTTTTCAAGAAATCCAACGTCGCCGCCGATCAGGAGTCATGGGAAAAGCGCGAGGTCACTGTCGCCGATCTGGATGAGGCCACTTCCAAGAAACTCCGTGAGAACGGTTCCAAGAACCTGCGCATCATCAATTTCTGGTCCACCACCTGCGGTCCGTGCGTGAAGGAGTTTCCTGATCTCGTGGAGACCGGCCGCCGCTTCCAAGGCCGTCCGGTGGAATTCATCTCCATTAGTGTCGATCCGGTCGCGGCCCGCCCCGCGGTTTCCAAATTCCTTACCTCGCGCCATGCCGCCAGCCCGGACCCCACCGCGAAGTCGATGGCGGAAAGCGGTCTTCCGTCCAACAACTACCACTGGACCGGTGGAAATCCGGACTCCATGGCCACCGCCATCGACTCCGAGTGGTCCGGCGCTCTTCCCCACACGGTGCTCGTCGCCCCCGGTGGCAAGATCGTATGGCGTCACACCGGAGAGCTGGATATCACCGAGTTGCGCAAGCAGATCCTGAAAGGAATCGAGTAA
- a CDS encoding SulP family inorganic anion transporter encodes MKISRTLAHLIRDVRDFFAAERVVFAPFLRDLRHYDVVKFRADAWAGANVTVLAIAQGIAFAAIAGLPVVYGIISTAVAAFVAPLFAGSRHTILGPTNATAFMLFSFFSVNPGLTGRLGELIPLLVMMVGIMAAVGAVFRVADLLQYISRSVLVGYISGAAVLIVANQLKPFLGLSGVVDEETSSTFIGLLFGLLRALPQTHWVSLLIGGGTLLVFVAMRKWRPAWPAFALSLLVSSVIFGSLIRSGHPAFKGEATFATFGFPDLMLKMPHLVRADIFTDISALLSIAFALAFLASLENTLMAKTLASKTGDRPDVNQDMLAVGMANLATAVAGGMPASGSLTRSMLNHESGARTRFASLISGIYTMAFAALIAASVGWGVPLIDYVPKAALAALVIALSFSLFNLRHIRICLRSTTDDAVVLVTTFVATLLAPLHVAIFIGVAISITLFLRKASRPFLIEYEFSEAGELREMGEKRQRPIPAISIVHVEGDLFFGAAELFRTQIQRTVSDPAIQVIILRLKNARHLDATSVMALEDLILYMRKEGLHLIVSGATREVYRVLKKSGILVTLQAGCDRRAGESNIFLTNPRNPNLSTRAALKRAQQLLGTDKADIRIFYDPNKHAAAT; translated from the coding sequence ATGAAAATTTCCCGCACCCTTGCCCACCTGATCCGCGATGTGCGGGATTTTTTCGCGGCGGAACGGGTGGTGTTCGCTCCGTTTCTCCGGGATCTGCGGCATTATGATGTGGTGAAATTCCGTGCCGACGCCTGGGCAGGGGCGAATGTCACGGTTCTGGCCATCGCACAGGGCATCGCATTCGCGGCCATCGCCGGGTTGCCGGTGGTCTATGGAATCATCAGCACCGCCGTGGCCGCGTTCGTCGCGCCGCTTTTCGCGGGTTCGCGGCATACCATTCTCGGACCGACGAATGCCACGGCGTTCATGCTGTTCAGCTTTTTTTCGGTGAACCCGGGTTTGACCGGCAGGCTGGGGGAGCTGATCCCGTTGCTGGTCATGATGGTGGGCATCATGGCGGCGGTGGGTGCGGTTTTCCGCGTGGCGGACCTGCTGCAGTATATCTCGCGCAGCGTGCTGGTGGGTTACATATCCGGTGCGGCGGTATTGATTGTCGCAAACCAGCTGAAGCCGTTTCTCGGACTTTCCGGAGTGGTGGATGAAGAGACTTCCTCGACCTTCATCGGGCTGTTGTTCGGTTTGCTGCGCGCCCTGCCGCAGACACACTGGGTTTCGCTGCTCATCGGCGGGGGGACGCTGCTGGTGTTCGTCGCGATGCGGAAATGGCGTCCGGCCTGGCCCGCGTTCGCGCTCTCGCTCCTGGTCTCATCCGTCATCTTCGGCAGCCTGATCCGCTCGGGACACCCGGCCTTCAAGGGGGAGGCGACTTTTGCGACGTTTGGATTCCCGGATCTCATGTTGAAAATGCCGCACCTCGTCAGGGCGGACATCTTCACGGACATCTCGGCCCTGCTCAGCATCGCGTTCGCGCTGGCCTTCCTCGCATCGTTGGAGAACACCCTGATGGCGAAGACCCTCGCTTCGAAAACCGGAGACCGTCCGGATGTGAACCAGGACATGCTTGCCGTGGGCATGGCGAACCTGGCGACCGCGGTTGCCGGGGGAATGCCCGCATCCGGCTCGCTCACCCGCTCGATGCTCAATCACGAATCCGGGGCAAGGACCCGTTTCGCATCGCTCATTTCCGGGATCTACACCATGGCTTTCGCGGCATTGATCGCGGCGTCCGTGGGCTGGGGAGTGCCGTTGATCGACTACGTGCCGAAGGCGGCGCTGGCTGCCCTCGTCATCGCGCTTTCGTTTTCCCTTTTCAACCTCAGGCACATCCGCATCTGCCTGCGCTCGACTACGGACGACGCGGTGGTGCTGGTCACCACGTTCGTCGCCACGCTGCTCGCTCCGCTGCACGTGGCGATTTTCATCGGCGTGGCCATTTCCATCACGTTGTTCCTGCGCAAGGCGAGCCGGCCGTTCCTGATCGAGTATGAGTTCAGCGAGGCTGGGGAACTTCGTGAAATGGGGGAAAAACGGCAGCGGCCCATCCCGGCGATTTCCATCGTTCACGTGGAGGGGGACCTGTTTTTCGGAGCTGCCGAACTTTTCCGCACCCAGATCCAGCGCACCGTGTCGGACCCGGCGATCCAGGTGATCATCCTGCGTTTGAAAAATGCCCGGCATCTCGACGCCACCAGCGTCATGGCGCTGGAGGATCTGATACTCTACATGCGGAAGGAAGGCCTGCATCTCATTGTTTCCGGCGCGACGCGCGAGGTTTACCGGGTTCTGAAAAAGTCCGGAATCCTGGTGACGCTCCAGGCGGGTTGCGACCGCAGGGCGGGGGAAAGCAATATTTTCCTCACGAACCCCCGCAACCCGAACCTCTCCACCCGCGCCGCTCTCAAGCGGGCGCAGCAGTTGCTCGGAACCGACAAGGCGGACATCCGCATCTTTTACGACCCTAACAAACACGCCGCCGCCACATGA
- a CDS encoding LptF/LptG family permease: MRISDRYIGKQVLLGTLYAVLVLGMVLVLGNLFKQIQPLLVDMKAPLELVIRIVINVLPLSLMYTIPWGFLSAVLMVFGRLSSNQEITSFRVAGLSLVRLAMPVFVIGAALSALSLWLNVSVVPHSRATMFQLIYDQASRDPKSLLKPGVVNGENFNQDSGSVPKLLIEGRTGDWVEGFHLYLSPKADSENRDTTYVHATRAAISVDKTKRQLVLKLEDAYAESRNEKGEVTMFLASVAEPVVFDLRDPKKPKANSMSNEQIRREIETNPLLPENQRLKLHTEIVTRYSFSMACFAFAFVAVPLGLQSRRRDSSMGLVYSLLIGAGYFLLTMLADQFKSDSGATMMLWAPNAACVLIGLFLFRRARFK; this comes from the coding sequence ATGCGTATTTCGGACCGCTACATTGGGAAACAGGTGCTGCTGGGCACTCTGTACGCGGTGTTGGTGCTCGGCATGGTCCTGGTACTGGGAAACCTCTTCAAGCAGATCCAGCCGCTGCTGGTGGACATGAAGGCACCGCTGGAACTGGTGATCCGCATTGTCATCAACGTGTTGCCGCTTTCGCTGATGTACACCATCCCGTGGGGATTCCTGTCAGCGGTGCTGATGGTGTTCGGACGGCTTTCGTCGAATCAGGAAATCACGAGTTTCCGGGTGGCTGGTCTCAGTCTGGTGCGTCTGGCGATGCCGGTGTTTGTCATCGGCGCGGCGCTTTCGGCCTTGAGCTTGTGGCTGAATGTGTCGGTGGTGCCGCATTCCCGGGCGACGATGTTCCAACTGATTTATGATCAGGCATCTCGTGATCCAAAATCCCTGCTGAAGCCAGGAGTGGTGAATGGCGAGAATTTCAATCAAGACAGTGGTTCGGTGCCGAAACTGCTCATCGAGGGTCGCACGGGGGACTGGGTGGAGGGGTTCCACCTCTACCTTTCGCCGAAAGCCGACTCCGAAAATCGTGATACGACCTACGTGCATGCCACGCGTGCCGCGATTTCGGTGGACAAGACCAAGCGGCAGCTCGTGCTGAAGCTGGAGGACGCTTATGCGGAATCCCGGAATGAGAAAGGAGAGGTGACCATGTTCCTCGCTTCGGTGGCGGAGCCTGTGGTGTTCGATCTGAGGGATCCGAAAAAGCCGAAGGCGAACTCGATGTCGAACGAACAGATCCGCCGCGAAATCGAGACCAATCCATTGCTGCCGGAGAATCAACGGCTGAAATTGCATACCGAAATCGTGACCCGTTATTCGTTTTCGATGGCGTGTTTCGCCTTTGCCTTCGTGGCCGTACCCCTCGGCCTGCAGTCACGGCGGCGGGATTCCTCGATGGGACTGGTGTACAGCCTGTTGATCGGTGCGGGTTATTTCCTGCTGACCATGCTCGCGGACCAGTTCAAGTCGGATTCCGGTGCCACGATGATGCTTTGGGCGCCGAATGCGGCGTGTGTCCTGATAGGTTTATTTCTTTTCCGTCGCGCGCGCTTCAAGTAG